One genomic segment of Oncorhynchus nerka isolate Pitt River linkage group LG16, Oner_Uvic_2.0, whole genome shotgun sequence includes these proteins:
- the LOC135561187 gene encoding dentin sialophosphoprotein-like, which produces MPTLVPPWPHPHPGHTHTHTLATPTPRADNSSGNDSDNNSDNSSDNSCDNNSDNNSDNDSDNNSDNISDTSSDTSDNNSDNSCDNNSDNDSDNNSDNSDNDSDNNSDNNSDNISDKSSDNNSDNSCDNDSDNNSDNNSDTSSDTSDNNSDNSCDNSSDNSCDNNSDNDSDNNSDNSDNDSDNNSDNNSDNISDKSSDNNSDTSSDTSDNISDNNSDNNSDNSDNNSDNSCDNDSDNSCDNNSDNNSDKSSDKSSDNNSDTSSDNSSDNSSDNSSDNNSDNSSDNSSDKSSDNNSDTSSDNSCDNDSDNNSDNNSDNSSDNSSDKSSDNNSDSSCDNDSDSSCDNNNSDNDSDNNSDNNSDNSSEHDNNSDNSDNSSDNNSDNSSDNSSDNSDNSSDNSSDNSDNSDNSSDNDSDNDSDNNSDNNSDNSSDNDSDNDSDNDSDNNSDNNSDNNSDNNSDNNSDNDSDNNSDNNSDNNSDNDSDNNSDNDSDNSSDNSSDNSDNSSDNNSDNSSDNDSDNDSDNNSDNNSDNDSDNNSDNNSDNDSDNDSDNNSDNNSDNDSDNDSDNNSDNNSDNDSDNDSDNNSDNNSDNNSDNNSDNDSDNDSDNNSDNSDNSSDNNSDNNSDNNSDNNSDNNSDNSSDNNNSDTDSDNDSDNNSDNNSDNNSDNNSDNDSDNDSDNNSDNNSDNDSDNDSDNNSDNNSDNDSDNDSDNSSDNSSDNSDNSSDNSSDNSDNSSDNNSDNSCDNDSDNNSDNNSDNDSDNDSDNNSDNNSDNNSDNNSDNNSDNSSDNNSDNNNSDNSCDNDSDNSSDNNSDNNNSDNSCDNNSDNSDNSDNSDNNSDNSCDNDRDNNSDNNNSDNNMLCGHTSHAHTAYGFQNTPSFT; this is translated from the exons atgcccaccctagtcccACCCTGGCCACACCCACACCCtggccacacccacacccacaccctggccacacccacacccagggc TGATAACAGCAGTGGTAACgacagtgataacaacagtgataacagcAGTGATAACAGCtgtgataacaacagtgataacaacagtgataatgacagtgataacaacagtgataacatCAGTGATACCAGCAGTGATAccagtgataacaacagtgataacagctgtgataacaacagtgataatgacagtgataacaacagtgataacagtgataacgacagtgataacaacagtgataacaacagtgataacatCAGTGATAAGAgcagtgataacaacagtgataacagcTGTGATAATgacagtgataacaacagtgataacaacagtgataccAGCAGTGATAccagtgataacaacagtgataacagcTGTGATAACAGCAGTGATAACAGCtgtgataacaacagtgataatgacagtgataacaacagtgataacagtgataacgacagtgataacaacagtgataacaacagtgataacatCAGTGATAAGAgcagtgataacaacagtgataccAGCAGTGATACCAGTGATAACAtcagtgataacaacagtgataacaacagtgataacagtgataacaacagtgataacagcTGTGATAATGACAGTGATAACAGCtgtgataacaacagtgataacaacagtgataagAGCAGTGATAAGAgcagtgataacaacagtgataccAGCAGTGATAACAGCAGTGATAACAGCAGTGATAACAgcagtgataacaacagtgataacagcAGTGATAACAGCAGTGATAAGAgcagtgataacaacagtgataccAGCAGTGATAACAGCTGTGATAATgacagtgataacaacagtgataacaacagtgataacagcAGTGATAACAGCAGTGATAAGAgcagtgataacaacagtgatagCAGCTGTGATAATGACAGTGATAGCAGCTGTgataacaacaacagtgataatgacagtgataacaacagtgataacaacagtgataacagcAGTG Agca tgataacaacagtgataacagtgataacagcagtgataacaacagtgataacagcAGTGATAACAGCAGTGATAACAGTGATAACAGCAGTGATAACAGCAGTGataacagtgataacagtgataaCAGCAGTGATAATGACAGTGATAATgacagtgataacaacagtgataacaacagtgataacagcAGTGATAATGACAGTGATAATGACAGTGATAATgacagtgataacaacagtgataacaacagtgataacaacagtgataacaacagtgataacaacagtgataatgacagtgataacaacagtgataacaacagtgataacaacagtgataatgacagtgataacaacagtgataatGACAGTGATAACAGCAGTGATAACAGCAGTGATAACAGTGATAACAgcagtgataacaacagtgataacagcAGTGATAATGACAGTGATAATgacagtgataacaacagtgataacaacagtgataatgacagtgataacaacagtgataacaacagtgataatGACAGTGATAATgacagtgataacaacagtgataacaacagtgataatGACAGTGATAATgacagtgataacaacagtgataacaacagtgataatGACAGTGATAATgacagtgataacaacagtgataacaacagtgataacaacagtgataacaacagtgataatGACAGTGATAATgacagtgataacaacagtgataacagtgataacagcagtgataacaacagtgataacaacagtgataacaacagtgataacaacagtgataacaacagtgataacagcagtgataacaacaacagtgatactgacagtgATAATgacagtgataacaacagtgataacaacagtgataacaacagtgataacaacagtgataatGACAGTGATAATgacagtgataacaacagtgataacaacagtgataatGACAGTGATAATgacagtgataacaacagtgataacaacagtgataatGACAGTGATAATGACAGTGATAACAGCAGTGATAACAGCAGTGATAACAGTGATAACAGCAGTGATAACAGCAGTGATAACAGTGATAACAgcagtgataacaacagtgataacagcTGTGATAATgacagtgataacaacagtgataacaacagtgataatGACAGTGATAATgacagtgataacaacagtgataacaacagtgataacaacagtgataacaacagtgataacaacagtgataacagcagtgataacaacagtgataacaacaacagtgataacagCTGTGATAATGACAGTGATAACAgcagtgataacaacagtgataacaacaacagtgataacagctgtgataacaacagtgataacagtgataacagtgataacagtgataacaacagtgataacagcTGTGATAATGACcgtgataacaacagtgataacaacaacagtgataacaacatGCTTTGTGGTCACACATCCCATGCACATACAGCATATGGGTTTCAGAACACACCCTCGTTCACTTAA